In Paenibacillus sp. BIC5C1, a genomic segment contains:
- a CDS encoding response regulator yields MKTIMLVDDDPHIVKALTDHIDWPSIGLRIAGTASNGVDALELFQQLRPDLVMTDVYLPGMTGLEVTQALRRDHPHLPIIILSGYDEFENARAAMRWGVNHFLLKPAEVEEIESVLREVLLEEDVRERREQLERTYKQEIGRVVPYLRKLFLHELLTTRYREEELPAERMDYVGIRIPSQVRAISLQLYRPAFLTRMKERDWQLLRYGAADIIQETVKEQATQINDCQVEIVDYSDQVFVLLLLDEKGPLEQFESIVERMIDQIFTYLKIEMSAGIGTSKGHLCEVMDSYLESREALEKAEFQGGSHVYRFDSSDALTPSSTDYSLLLRQWSESWTDMRTDLAEETWVQLRNLLDEGSGSNIQDVQVVAVSLFDTLIHSWNRHYPMLAPPVAMSHFLREIQSKYGLQDLICWMDGIIRNWMEQIRKEMGEKKSNKLVEQVKQYVEMHYAEEISFEAIAKGLFVHPKYLSQLFKRVTGENFVGYVNGYRIQRALELLQSGHYMVYEVSEMTGFRNATYFSQVFKMLTGKSPSEVG; encoded by the coding sequence ATGAAAACCATTATGCTCGTAGACGATGACCCGCATATTGTAAAAGCATTGACCGACCATATTGATTGGCCATCTATTGGCCTCCGTATTGCAGGAACAGCTTCCAATGGCGTGGACGCACTGGAGCTGTTCCAACAGCTGCGCCCCGATCTTGTGATGACGGACGTCTACTTGCCAGGAATGACAGGACTTGAGGTCACGCAGGCGTTGCGGCGGGATCATCCCCATCTGCCGATCATCATTCTTAGCGGATATGACGAATTCGAGAATGCCCGGGCGGCCATGCGCTGGGGCGTGAATCATTTTTTGCTAAAGCCTGCGGAAGTGGAGGAGATTGAGTCTGTTCTGCGTGAGGTGTTACTGGAAGAGGATGTGCGTGAGCGGCGTGAGCAACTGGAGCGGACTTACAAACAGGAGATTGGGCGGGTGGTTCCCTATCTTCGCAAATTGTTTCTCCACGAGCTGTTAACCACACGCTATCGGGAAGAGGAATTGCCTGCGGAGCGTATGGATTATGTGGGTATTCGCATACCCTCTCAAGTGCGTGCCATCAGTCTGCAGTTGTATCGGCCTGCATTTCTGACAAGGATGAAAGAACGGGACTGGCAGTTATTAAGGTATGGGGCAGCAGATATTATTCAGGAGACCGTCAAAGAGCAGGCTACGCAAATAAACGACTGCCAGGTGGAGATCGTGGATTACTCGGATCAGGTGTTTGTGCTGCTTCTATTGGATGAGAAGGGCCCGCTAGAACAATTTGAGTCGATAGTTGAAAGGATGATTGATCAGATTTTTACGTATCTCAAGATCGAAATGAGCGCAGGTATTGGAACGTCCAAAGGGCACTTGTGCGAAGTGATGGACTCCTATCTGGAGAGCAGGGAGGCGCTGGAGAAAGCAGAGTTTCAGGGCGGGAGTCACGTATATCGATTTGATTCATCAGATGCGTTAACGCCGAGCAGCACGGATTACTCGCTATTGCTGCGACAATGGAGTGAGTCATGGACAGATATGAGGACTGATCTGGCAGAGGAGACATGGGTTCAGCTTCGCAATCTGCTGGACGAAGGGAGTGGTAGCAATATTCAGGATGTGCAAGTTGTGGCCGTGAGCCTATTCGACACGTTAATTCATAGTTGGAACCGGCATTATCCCATGCTAGCACCACCAGTGGCAATGAGTCATTTTTTGCGGGAAATTCAATCGAAATATGGGTTGCAGGATCTGATATGCTGGATGGATGGTATTATTCGAAACTGGATGGAACAGATACGAAAAGAAATGGGCGAGAAAAAAAGCAATAAATTAGTGGAGCAGGTGAAACAGTACGTTGAAATGCATTATGCTGAAGAGATCAGTTTTGAAGCGATTGCCAAGGGACTATTTGTACACCCCAAATATTTGAGTCAGCTGTTCAAGAGGGTAACCGGAGAGAACTTTGTGGGTTATGTAAACGGGTATCGGATCCAACGTGCGCTGGAATTGTTACAGTCAGGACATTACATGGTCTACGAGGTTAGTGAGATGACCGGGTTCCGCAACGCGACGTATTTCAGTCAGGTGTTTAAGATGCTTACGGGCAAGAGTCCGTCTGAGGTGGGGTAG
- a CDS encoding GNAT family N-acetyltransferase — protein MIIDQQDFNVKGLIYSIRSAMEKDAEALSSLRVQLDGETEYMDREKGEGFIDPARFEQIIRLDSEKERNLFLVTIVKEQIVGYSRCEGVDLKRFSHKVEFGVCVAKEFWGYGIGKKLLELSIDWADTNGIEKMTLNVVGTNDKAMELYQRMGFEIEGTLKKDRRHADGRYFDTVMMGRFRV, from the coding sequence ATGATCATCGATCAACAGGATTTTAACGTAAAAGGATTGATCTATTCGATTAGGTCTGCAATGGAAAAGGATGCTGAGGCATTGTCTTCACTTCGTGTACAGTTGGATGGAGAAACCGAGTATATGGATCGCGAAAAAGGTGAAGGTTTTATTGATCCAGCGAGGTTTGAACAAATAATCCGGTTGGACTCGGAGAAAGAGAGAAATCTGTTTCTCGTTACTATTGTAAAGGAACAAATCGTCGGCTATTCCAGATGTGAGGGAGTCGATCTAAAGCGATTTTCTCATAAGGTTGAATTTGGTGTTTGCGTAGCGAAAGAGTTCTGGGGTTACGGGATCGGCAAGAAACTACTCGAACTATCGATAGACTGGGCAGATACGAATGGAATTGAGAAGATGACCTTGAACGTGGTGGGGACGAACGATAAAGCGATGGAGCTATACCAAAGAATGGGCTTCGAGATAGAGGGAACTTTGAAAAAGGATCGACGGCATGCGGATGGTCGGTATTTCGATACAGTTATGATGGGAAGGTTCAGGGTATGA